The proteins below come from a single Streptomyces tubercidicus genomic window:
- a CDS encoding helix-turn-helix transcriptional regulator, with amino-acid sequence MALGEIGRRSETKRLRAVLEQSRRERGPVVAVVRGEPGAGKSTLLDAFRVEASAAGFRVAVVRGTGTEGRPYSTANRLIAQLRADDGKLVEIQHRTPSGNDLGGPVAAVPTGRDVPVALCVDDMAQVDSWSLRWLLELSRTLPPAPLAIVLTVRICGAGAGAVSGPANDSPDEPGTALLAAAEPIDLPGLRTHDLAEAAAARCRVRLDTRTAAVCREFTGGNPALLHALLAPHTGSAPTADALHATAASGALTGADRWLAPLSTSALALAWAVAVLGGGAEVVDSAELAHLTVGEALGAVDQLVEACLLANHTPLAFRHPLLETMVLGRIAVGTRTALHLRAAALLRDRQAATTTVAHHLAAAGPLGEEWAMRCLWRAARQLEQEGRHQDAAHCLRAALREPLRPHEKSAVRRELAELDAFADPEGAVRLLDAARCESHDPGVVLEYALALAAMLAERGRAEDAVTVLDDAAARLGRTAGDDSWQLRLRLHKAFAGRRGPLWLAQAADDPLGNLTCRTSHQEIASRELAALRAVQAVDAGADRAAAVRHARQGLPRGEECGSAGSATLLWHTCGVLVAAGEVAEAWTHCGRGRQVAGARPGRWDHIKVELLRAMVLRARGDLHGADATLTPLADRLLAFAATGHPSAVTGVAALAEVRVLKGLTDSARSLFAESGLEGDPLPWRRDSAHALAARAAVHESDDPARALEDLLAAGRLLEEAGVRNPAVLPWRSRAARLLAARGERKEAAEFAGAEVDDARRWGTPESLGGALHALALTETGERRIDLLTDAAGLLARSSDRLHHAFVQADLGAGLAELGRGEEARAELLSALRLARACGAEPLARRVQGAWRSLRGTGGGPLELSGTRAATPTPSAAPDSASVAEPSAPPASALHAAPQPGSPLLDRLTPQERKVLHLAKDGHSNRDIAGRLFVAVRTVEFHLSGAYRKLGITGRRQLAQVFSGG; translated from the coding sequence ATGGCGCTCGGGGAGATCGGCCGCAGGAGCGAGACGAAGCGGCTCCGAGCCGTGCTCGAACAGTCCCGCAGGGAGCGCGGCCCAGTCGTAGCGGTCGTCCGTGGCGAGCCGGGAGCGGGGAAGTCGACGCTGCTCGACGCTTTCCGGGTGGAAGCGTCCGCGGCAGGCTTCCGCGTCGCCGTGGTGCGCGGGACGGGGACAGAGGGCCGTCCGTACTCGACAGCCAACCGGCTCATCGCCCAACTGCGAGCCGACGACGGGAAACTCGTGGAGATCCAGCACCGTACGCCGTCCGGCAATGATCTCGGGGGGCCGGTTGCCGCGGTGCCGACGGGGCGGGACGTTCCGGTCGCCCTGTGCGTGGACGACATGGCTCAGGTCGACAGCTGGTCATTACGGTGGTTGCTGGAGTTGTCGCGGACGTTGCCGCCCGCGCCCCTGGCGATCGTGCTCACGGTCCGGATCTGCGGCGCCGGGGCCGGAGCTGTGTCCGGCCCGGCGAACGACAGCCCCGACGAGCCCGGCACCGCACTCCTCGCTGCGGCCGAGCCCATCGACCTGCCGGGGCTGCGCACGCACGACCTGGCCGAAGCCGCAGCCGCACGATGCCGTGTCCGCCTCGATACGCGAACCGCCGCGGTGTGCCGCGAGTTCACCGGCGGTAATCCCGCCCTCCTGCATGCCCTGCTGGCGCCGCACACCGGCAGCGCGCCCACGGCCGACGCTCTGCACGCCACCGCTGCCTCGGGTGCCCTGACAGGAGCCGACCGGTGGCTGGCGCCGCTGAGCACCTCGGCCCTGGCCCTCGCGTGGGCGGTCGCGGTGCTCGGGGGCGGCGCTGAGGTCGTGGACAGCGCCGAGTTGGCCCACCTGACCGTCGGGGAGGCGCTCGGTGCCGTCGACCAGCTCGTCGAGGCATGTCTGCTTGCCAATCACACCCCTCTGGCGTTCCGTCATCCACTCCTCGAAACCATGGTCCTCGGTCGTATCGCCGTCGGCACCCGGACCGCCCTACATCTGCGGGCGGCGGCCCTGCTGCGTGACCGGCAGGCCGCCACGACGACCGTCGCCCACCACTTGGCCGCCGCCGGCCCCTTGGGGGAGGAGTGGGCGATGCGCTGCCTGTGGCGGGCCGCACGTCAGCTGGAGCAGGAGGGCAGGCACCAGGACGCGGCACACTGCCTGCGCGCAGCCCTCCGCGAACCCCTGCGTCCCCACGAGAAGTCGGCCGTGCGGCGGGAACTCGCCGAGCTGGACGCCTTTGCCGACCCGGAGGGCGCCGTACGCCTCCTGGACGCCGCCCGCTGCGAGTCCCACGATCCTGGCGTCGTGCTCGAATACGCGCTGGCGCTGGCCGCGATGCTGGCCGAGCGCGGCCGGGCCGAGGACGCCGTCACTGTGCTCGACGACGCCGCGGCCCGCCTCGGGCGGACAGCGGGGGACGACTCCTGGCAGCTGCGGCTGCGCCTGCACAAGGCGTTCGCCGGCAGGCGTGGCCCTCTGTGGCTGGCGCAGGCGGCGGATGATCCGCTGGGGAACCTGACCTGCCGGACCTCGCACCAGGAAATCGCGAGCCGGGAACTCGCGGCGCTGCGCGCGGTACAGGCAGTCGATGCGGGGGCCGACCGGGCGGCGGCCGTCCGGCACGCCCGGCAGGGTCTGCCCCGGGGCGAGGAATGTGGCTCGGCCGGCTCGGCCACCCTGCTGTGGCACACCTGCGGCGTGCTTGTGGCGGCTGGTGAGGTAGCCGAAGCGTGGACGCACTGCGGCCGCGGGCGGCAGGTCGCCGGCGCCCGCCCCGGCCGGTGGGACCACATCAAGGTCGAGCTGCTGCGCGCGATGGTCCTGCGGGCCCGGGGCGACCTCCATGGCGCCGACGCCACCCTGACCCCCCTGGCAGACCGCCTGCTCGCCTTCGCGGCGACCGGTCACCCCTCGGCCGTGACCGGCGTCGCCGCCCTGGCCGAGGTGCGGGTCCTGAAGGGCCTGACCGACTCGGCCCGTTCCCTGTTCGCCGAGAGCGGCCTGGAAGGGGACCCGCTGCCGTGGCGGCGGGACTCCGCGCACGCGCTGGCCGCACGAGCGGCGGTCCATGAGAGCGACGACCCCGCCCGCGCCCTGGAGGACCTGCTCGCGGCAGGCCGCCTCCTGGAGGAGGCGGGGGTGCGGAACCCAGCGGTGCTGCCTTGGCGCTCCCGCGCCGCTCGCCTCCTCGCGGCGCGGGGCGAACGCAAGGAGGCTGCCGAATTCGCAGGCGCCGAGGTGGACGACGCCCGCCGCTGGGGAACGCCGGAGTCCCTCGGCGGCGCATTGCACGCACTGGCCCTCACCGAGACCGGGGAGCGGCGCATCGACCTGCTCACGGACGCGGCCGGGCTGCTCGCCAGGTCCTCGGACCGCCTGCACCATGCCTTCGTGCAAGCGGACTTGGGAGCCGGGCTCGCCGAGCTCGGGCGCGGGGAGGAGGCCCGTGCCGAGTTGCTCTCGGCCCTCCGGCTCGCCCGCGCGTGTGGTGCGGAGCCGCTGGCGCGGCGCGTCCAGGGTGCCTGGAGGTCGCTCCGGGGGACGGGTGGGGGACCTCTGGAGCTCTCCGGGACGCGTGCGGCCACGCCCACCCCGTCGGCAGCGCCCGATTCTGCGAGCGTGGCGGAGCCGTCCGCGCCCCCGGCGTCCGCCCTTCACGCCGCCCCGCAGCCCGGCTCTCCGCTCCTGGACCGCCTGACGCCGCAGGAACGGAAGGTCCTCCACCTCGCCAAGGACGGACACTCCAACCGCGACATCGCGGGCCGGCTGTTCGTCGCCGTACGCACCGTCGAGTTCCACCTGTCCGGTGCGTACCGCAAGCTGGGGATCACTGGCCGCCGACAGCTCGCCCAGGTCTTCAGCGGCGGCTGA
- a CDS encoding Gfo/Idh/MocA family protein encodes MVGLSASGGWAATAHVPALAGLDGYVLRALSASSTESARAAGEKYAVPLTFSSAQELARSEEVDLVVVTVRVPQHLELIRPALEAGKMVFSEWPLGADLAQAEEMADLAHRRGVLTAVGLQARSAQPLRYLRDLVAEGHVGRVLSTSMLGSGGYWGATYDDSHAYLLDVTSGATLLSIPFGHSLDALAMVLGEFREVSAHLENLRPQVTHVTSGAVAAKSAEDQIALTGLLESGAVAAMHFRGGTSRATQFHWEINGTEGDLVAKADQAQWWWGRLRLYRAGGNDGVLTELPVPPRYQRSLTQWTERSAEPAYNVAHEYALLRDQITGSLAPDTDGVPDFRHAVRRQGMLESIRAAARTGRKITLAQQGS; translated from the coding sequence GTGGTGGGTCTGAGTGCGAGCGGCGGATGGGCGGCCACCGCCCATGTGCCGGCGCTGGCCGGGCTCGACGGATACGTGTTGCGGGCCCTGAGCGCCAGCAGCACGGAGTCGGCGCGTGCGGCCGGTGAGAAGTACGCGGTGCCGCTGACCTTCAGCAGTGCGCAGGAGTTGGCTCGCAGTGAGGAAGTCGATCTCGTGGTCGTGACGGTGAGGGTTCCGCAGCACCTGGAGCTCATCCGGCCCGCGCTCGAAGCGGGGAAGATGGTGTTCAGCGAGTGGCCGCTGGGCGCCGACCTTGCGCAGGCCGAGGAGATGGCGGACCTCGCGCATCGCAGGGGGGTGCTGACTGCCGTGGGCCTGCAGGCCCGGTCGGCTCAGCCGCTTCGGTATCTGCGGGACCTGGTCGCAGAGGGCCATGTGGGGCGGGTGCTGTCGACCAGCATGCTCGGGTCGGGTGGCTATTGGGGCGCCACGTACGACGACAGCCATGCGTACCTGCTGGACGTTACGAGCGGCGCCACGCTGCTGTCGATCCCCTTCGGGCACTCGCTCGACGCGCTGGCCATGGTGCTGGGGGAGTTCCGCGAGGTGTCGGCCCACCTGGAGAACCTGCGTCCCCAAGTCACTCACGTGACGAGCGGGGCGGTCGCGGCCAAGAGCGCAGAGGACCAGATCGCCCTCACCGGTCTGCTCGAATCCGGGGCCGTGGCCGCTATGCACTTCCGTGGCGGAACGTCCCGCGCCACCCAGTTCCACTGGGAGATCAACGGCACGGAGGGCGATCTTGTCGCCAAGGCCGACCAGGCTCAGTGGTGGTGGGGGAGGCTGCGGTTGTACCGCGCCGGCGGCAACGACGGTGTCTTGACCGAACTTCCGGTTCCGCCCCGCTACCAGCGGTCGCTGACTCAGTGGACCGAGCGATCCGCCGAGCCCGCCTACAACGTCGCCCACGAGTACGCGCTTCTGCGCGACCAGATCACCGGGAGCCTTGCGCCGGACACGGACGGCGTTCCCGACTTCCGGCACGCGGTCCGTCGGCAGGGCATGCTGGAAAGTATCCGAGCGGCGGCACGGACCGGCCGGAAGATCACACTCGCACAGCAAGGCTCATAG
- a CDS encoding lantibiotic dehydratase C-terminal domain-containing protein, with amino-acid sequence MSMTNGHGDGARLDPATARAADWVCAHVFYDTDQDALLAHCVEPVVTEMEQRGLIQRYFFLRYWEGGPHVRLRLLPSRARDRAEVAEVAERRLGAFLAQSPAPDVVDRSHFAQVAQGLAGLEGRAGHDDVLRANNTAEFLPYEREHADYGRGPAIAAVERHFCESSRLALSVVSAGTSVEQRALLAFDLVVGVFALCEEVRDRWAQHGGPPLPFGSGPEAADVEPRYRAQREQLHARARHTWELTARPPGNDQRGYWLASVRRLRDELHHLEETGRFVADWAGSPLAEPLDLAATAHPATSLVLLRCAHLVNNRLGLTLWQENQLRFLVGRVLSELPEAQGVA; translated from the coding sequence ATGAGCATGACGAACGGACACGGCGACGGTGCCCGCCTGGATCCGGCGACCGCACGGGCGGCGGACTGGGTGTGCGCGCACGTCTTCTACGACACCGACCAGGACGCCCTCCTGGCGCACTGCGTCGAGCCGGTGGTGACCGAGATGGAGCAACGCGGGCTGATCCAGCGGTACTTCTTCCTGCGCTACTGGGAGGGCGGTCCGCATGTGCGGCTGCGGCTGCTGCCCTCCCGTGCCCGTGACCGCGCCGAGGTGGCCGAGGTGGCAGAGCGTCGCCTCGGCGCGTTCCTCGCGCAGTCGCCCGCCCCGGACGTCGTGGACCGCTCCCACTTCGCACAGGTCGCGCAGGGGCTGGCCGGGCTGGAGGGACGCGCGGGCCATGACGACGTGCTGCGGGCCAACAACACCGCGGAGTTCCTGCCCTACGAACGTGAGCACGCCGACTACGGGCGCGGCCCCGCCATCGCCGCCGTGGAGCGGCACTTCTGCGAGTCGAGCCGGCTGGCGCTGTCGGTGGTGTCGGCGGGCACCTCGGTGGAGCAGCGGGCGCTGCTCGCGTTCGACCTGGTGGTGGGCGTGTTCGCGCTGTGCGAGGAGGTCCGCGACCGGTGGGCGCAACACGGTGGGCCGCCGCTGCCGTTCGGAAGCGGCCCCGAAGCGGCCGATGTCGAGCCGCGCTACCGCGCACAGCGGGAGCAGTTGCACGCGCGGGCCCGGCACACCTGGGAGCTCACGGCCCGTCCGCCCGGGAACGACCAGCGCGGATACTGGCTGGCGTCGGTGCGACGGCTGCGCGACGAGCTGCACCACCTGGAGGAGACCGGCCGGTTCGTCGCGGACTGGGCGGGCTCCCCCCTGGCGGAACCGCTGGATCTGGCGGCCACCGCCCACCCGGCCACCAGTCTGGTGCTGTTGCGCTGCGCCCATCTGGTGAACAACCGCCTCGGGCTCACGCTGTGGCAGGAGAACCAGTTGCGTTTCCTCGTGGGACGGGTGCTGTCCGAGCTGCCCGAGGCGCAGGGCGTCGCATGA
- a CDS encoding SDR family NAD(P)-dependent oxidoreductase produces MKPSRSDPAQARARTDKPGPKVAIIPGADGGIGSAIVTAYRGLGYAVVATSRSMPDSDDPQVLACCGDLMESGIGERITGAAMDRFGRIDTVVNSAGVYIGKPFTDYTDKDFDLIVGVNLRGFFDVSRSAIGAMLSRDEGGGHLVNISTSLVDQPNSQVPCALASLTKGGLNAVTKELAIEFAGHGIRVNTVSLGVVHTPMNPEVTPELKARHPLGRMEEVDDVVQAILYLEQASFVTGEVLHVDGGQSAGH; encoded by the coding sequence GTGAAACCGTCCCGGAGCGATCCGGCGCAGGCGCGTGCCCGCACGGACAAGCCGGGGCCGAAGGTCGCGATCATCCCCGGCGCCGACGGGGGCATCGGCTCGGCCATCGTCACCGCCTACCGCGGCCTCGGGTACGCGGTCGTGGCCACCAGCCGTTCCATGCCGGATTCCGATGATCCGCAGGTGCTCGCCTGCTGCGGCGATCTGATGGAGTCCGGGATCGGCGAGCGGATCACAGGGGCGGCGATGGACCGGTTCGGTCGGATCGACACCGTGGTCAACAGCGCCGGTGTCTACATCGGCAAGCCGTTCACCGACTACACGGACAAGGACTTCGACCTGATCGTCGGAGTGAACCTGCGCGGATTCTTCGACGTCTCGCGCAGTGCCATCGGCGCGATGCTCTCCCGCGACGAGGGCGGCGGTCACCTCGTGAACATTTCCACCTCCCTGGTCGACCAGCCGAATTCACAGGTGCCCTGCGCGCTCGCGTCGCTGACCAAGGGCGGGCTGAACGCGGTCACCAAGGAGCTGGCGATCGAATTCGCGGGGCACGGCATCCGCGTGAACACCGTCTCGCTCGGCGTCGTCCACACGCCGATGAACCCAGAGGTGACGCCCGAACTCAAGGCCCGCCATCCACTCGGGCGGATGGAAGAGGTCGACGACGTCGTCCAGGCCATCCTGTACCTGGAGCAGGCGTCCTTCGTCACCGGCGAGGTCCTGCATGTGGACGGCGGCCAGAGCGCCGGCCACTGA
- a CDS encoding thiamine pyrophosphate-dependent enzyme — protein MQAADLWTAVGHAAPADALFVTEAGSNEIPIASYVRPGASLSHMSAVGGGLGFGLPAAVGAQLGAPDRPVLALMGDGSMHYAITSLWTAARYEIPLTIVVSSNEEYGVLKQFADIESTTGVPGLDLPELNIVATAASYGIDAHEATDTDQVAEMLRAGVDDRERPTLINVRTNKAKKVAPRLT, from the coding sequence ATGCAGGCCGCGGACCTGTGGACGGCCGTCGGCCACGCCGCCCCGGCGGACGCCCTGTTCGTGACCGAGGCCGGTTCCAACGAAATCCCGATCGCGTCATACGTACGGCCCGGCGCCTCCCTCTCCCACATGTCCGCCGTCGGCGGGGGCCTCGGATTCGGGCTGCCCGCCGCTGTCGGCGCCCAACTCGGCGCCCCGGACCGCCCGGTGCTCGCCCTCATGGGCGACGGGTCGATGCACTACGCGATCACGTCCCTGTGGACCGCCGCCCGCTACGAGATCCCGCTGACGATCGTCGTCTCCTCCAACGAGGAATACGGCGTCCTCAAACAGTTCGCCGACATCGAGAGCACCACCGGCGTCCCCGGACTGGACCTGCCCGAGCTGAACATCGTGGCCACCGCCGCGAGTTACGGCATCGACGCCCACGAAGCCACCGACACCGACCAGGTCGCCGAGATGCTCCGCGCCGGAGTCGACGACCGGGAGCGCCCGACCCTCATCAACGTCCGGACGAACAAGGCCAAGAAGGTCGCCCCACGCCTGACCTGA
- a CDS encoding MerR family transcriptional regulator codes for MDVTTLYSIGELSRRTGLSVRTIRFYSDSGVVAPTTRSPAGYRLYDLDALLRLELLRTLRELGISLATIQRVLDRELSVAEVAAAHADAMDVQIRVLQLRRSVLRAVAGRGANPEETKLMHKLTQLSGEERRRLIDDFVEGTFGTVDADPAAVAMVRAATPDLPDDPSSEQVAAWVELAELVGDEDFRARMRRAARCQAAGRRLDIENDAGEELVEFTRQKVAEAMESDIDPLSDRAAPIIDDLVHRFAEVFARTPDTEFRDWMAQQFEEAHDPRVDRYWRLVWIVNGWKVVPNLIPGYPWLTQALRHDRDA; via the coding sequence ATGGATGTTACGACCCTCTACTCGATCGGGGAGCTTTCCCGGCGGACCGGCTTGTCCGTGAGGACCATCCGGTTCTACTCCGATTCGGGGGTGGTAGCGCCGACCACCCGAAGCCCCGCCGGCTATCGGCTCTACGACCTCGACGCACTGCTTCGTCTGGAGCTCCTCCGCACACTGCGTGAGCTGGGCATCAGCCTGGCCACGATTCAACGGGTACTGGACCGTGAGCTCTCAGTGGCGGAAGTCGCCGCGGCGCACGCAGACGCCATGGACGTCCAGATCAGGGTGCTGCAACTGCGTCGGAGCGTTCTGCGCGCCGTGGCCGGACGCGGGGCCAATCCCGAGGAGACCAAGCTCATGCACAAGCTCACGCAGTTGTCCGGCGAGGAGCGCCGACGGTTGATCGACGATTTCGTGGAGGGCACGTTCGGCACAGTGGATGCCGACCCGGCGGCGGTGGCCATGGTTCGCGCTGCCACTCCAGACCTCCCCGATGATCCGTCCAGCGAGCAGGTCGCCGCGTGGGTGGAACTCGCTGAGCTGGTCGGTGACGAGGACTTCCGGGCCCGGATGCGCCGGGCGGCCAGGTGTCAGGCCGCCGGGCGCAGGCTCGACATCGAGAACGATGCCGGAGAGGAACTGGTGGAGTTCACCCGTCAGAAGGTTGCCGAGGCCATGGAGTCTGACATCGATCCGCTCAGTGACAGGGCCGCACCCATCATCGACGACCTCGTACACCGCTTCGCCGAGGTATTCGCGCGCACGCCTGACACGGAATTCCGGGACTGGATGGCCCAACAGTTCGAAGAAGCACACGATCCCCGGGTGGACCGCTACTGGCGGTTGGTGTGGATCGTCAACGGCTGGAAGGTAGTACCGAACCTGATCCCGGGGTACCCCTGGCTCACCCAGGCTTTGCGACATGACCGTGACGCATAG
- a CDS encoding thiopeptide maturation pyridine synthase encodes MTGSAGASWYSLHVHHHDEAAEPELILGAVRPAFASVEAWVRGAWFGRHWLRGPHLRLNFRTEETTWRAQVHPRVRSIVTDYLRAHPSTVRLDSAALAPVHERLAELEMETGPLGPWVADNTVVERPYDHRLHVLGSLRASELLAGFLSDTTDLTFRMYEYLRTAPLSVLALDLMWTTAAAAAIPFEDGRAPIERGVLSLRSHADAFLSRTHDPAAYLTRFDERFGRQEAALGARLREVEAALAEPEGTEPPPGSGVAFVREWARAVRRHQRIAQPLLASGEVSMGGAALAPRMPTRRTSEFHRLLLSDHGHRDFLVDDAWFASFRLVMNYLYLHLNRLGLAPVDRGLLCHLASRAVESVHGTSAVASFARYVAESDGSEEPAWRRIGTEWAEGTR; translated from the coding sequence ATGACCGGATCCGCCGGGGCGTCCTGGTACAGCCTCCATGTCCACCACCACGACGAGGCAGCGGAGCCGGAGCTGATCCTGGGGGCCGTCCGGCCGGCGTTCGCCTCGGTGGAGGCATGGGTGCGCGGCGCCTGGTTCGGCCGGCACTGGCTGCGCGGACCGCATCTCCGTCTCAACTTCCGTACGGAGGAGACGACATGGCGTGCGCAGGTGCACCCCAGGGTGAGGAGCATCGTCACCGACTACCTACGGGCTCACCCATCCACCGTCCGCTTGGACTCCGCCGCGCTCGCACCGGTGCACGAGCGGCTCGCTGAGCTGGAGATGGAGACCGGGCCGCTCGGGCCATGGGTGGCGGACAATACCGTCGTGGAGCGCCCGTACGACCACCGGCTGCACGTGCTCGGCTCGCTCCGCGCGAGCGAACTGCTGGCCGGGTTCCTCTCCGACACCACCGACCTCACGTTCCGCATGTACGAGTATCTGCGCACCGCCCCGCTGTCCGTATTGGCGCTGGACCTGATGTGGACCACGGCGGCCGCGGCGGCGATCCCGTTCGAGGACGGCAGGGCTCCGATCGAGCGGGGCGTGTTGTCCCTGCGCTCGCACGCGGACGCCTTCCTGTCCCGCACCCACGACCCGGCCGCCTACCTCACCCGCTTCGACGAGCGGTTCGGTAGGCAGGAAGCCGCCCTGGGCGCGCGGTTGCGGGAGGTGGAAGCAGCACTCGCGGAGCCGGAGGGCACCGAGCCCCCGCCGGGCTCCGGGGTGGCCTTCGTACGGGAGTGGGCGCGGGCCGTGCGCCGGCACCAGCGGATCGCGCAGCCGCTGCTCGCTTCGGGCGAGGTGTCGATGGGCGGGGCGGCACTGGCGCCGCGCATGCCGACGCGCAGGACCAGCGAGTTCCACCGGCTCCTGCTGTCCGACCACGGCCACCGGGACTTTCTCGTCGACGACGCGTGGTTCGCGTCGTTCCGCCTGGTGATGAACTACCTCTACCTGCACCTCAACCGGCTGGGGCTGGCGCCCGTGGACCGTGGGCTGCTGTGTCATCTGGCGTCGCGGGCCGTGGAGTCGGTGCACGGCACCTCGGCCGTCGCCAGTTTCGCCCGGTACGTCGCCGAATCCGACGGGAGCGAGGAGCCCGCGTGGCGGCGGATCGGCACCGAGTGGGCGGAGGGCACGCGCTGA
- a CDS encoding type 1 glutamine amidotransferase domain-containing protein, with translation MAKVLFIVSGASYWVLKDGTRHATGYWAEEFANPYKILTDAGHEVVVATPNGVIPTVDMMSLRPELVGGNDSALELEAVIRSAEVMRRPLRLSDVRLEDYDAVYLPGGHGPMSDLAWDADAGRLLTRQLTSGSPLFIVCHAPAAMLATRIHGESPFKGFNVTCFTNEEEEGVGLASRAPWLLETDVQEKVGVNFSRGPTWEPYMVEDRNLVTGQNPASAAVLGNRMLEILK, from the coding sequence ATGGCCAAGGTGCTTTTCATCGTGAGCGGTGCCAGCTACTGGGTACTGAAGGACGGCACGAGGCACGCGACGGGCTACTGGGCCGAGGAGTTCGCGAACCCGTACAAGATCTTGACGGACGCCGGTCACGAGGTCGTCGTCGCGACCCCGAACGGCGTGATCCCGACCGTTGACATGATGAGCCTGCGCCCCGAGTTGGTCGGCGGAAACGACAGCGCCCTGGAACTGGAGGCCGTGATCCGTTCCGCGGAGGTGATGCGTCGGCCGCTGCGACTGTCGGACGTCCGCCTTGAGGACTACGACGCGGTGTACCTGCCAGGTGGTCACGGTCCGATGTCGGACCTGGCTTGGGACGCCGATGCCGGACGGCTGCTGACGCGGCAGCTGACCTCGGGCAGCCCGCTGTTCATCGTCTGTCACGCCCCCGCCGCGATGCTGGCGACCAGGATCCACGGCGAGTCGCCGTTCAAGGGCTTCAACGTCACATGCTTCACCAATGAGGAGGAGGAGGGCGTCGGGCTGGCCTCCAGGGCGCCATGGCTGCTGGAGACCGATGTGCAGGAGAAGGTCGGGGTCAACTTCAGCCGCGGCCCGACCTGGGAGCCGTACATGGTCGAGGACCGCAACCTGGTCACCGGGCAGAACCCGGCCTCGGCCGCGGTCCTGGGCAACCGAATGCTGGAAATCCTCAAGTGA